In Ailuropoda melanoleuca isolate Jingjing unplaced genomic scaffold, ASM200744v2 unplaced-scaffold45234, whole genome shotgun sequence, the DNA window TGTGAACTTCAGAGGTTCCATGGAAAATAATGTTACCGAGTTTATCTTCATGGGTCTTTCCCAAAATGAGAAAGTACAGCAACTAtgcttctttttgttcttattcttttatatGATACTCATGACTGGAAATTTTCTCATTATAATGACCATTCAAAGGAGTCCAAATCTCAACTCTCCAATGTACTTCTTCCTTAGCTTCTTATCCTTTGTGGACATCTGCTATTCCTCTGTTACAGCCCCCAAGCTGATTGTTGATTCCCAAGCCAAAGTCAAGAGCATCTCTTTTGCTGGTTGTATGGTGCAGCTCTTTTTCTGCCATCTGTTTGGCTGCACAGAGATC includes these proteins:
- the LOC117799212 gene encoding olfactory receptor 4S2-like; translation: MENNVTEFIFMGLSQNEKVQQLCFFLFLFFYMILMTGNFLIIMTIQRSPNLNSPMYFFLSFLSFVDICYSSVTAPKLIVDSQAKVKSISFAGCMVQLFFCHLFGCTEIFILTVMAYDRYVAICKPLHYMTIMDRKVCSVMVVTCWLGGFVHSFIQTILTVQLPFCGPNLIDHYFCDVHPLLKLACTDTYVVGLIVIANSGMIS